The Methyloferula stellata AR4 genome includes a window with the following:
- a CDS encoding NAD(P) transhydrogenase subunit alpha translates to MYVNIAILKETQPRERRVALVPSVAPKLVKLGAKLHMQSGAGDAISLADSAFSDVVFTDDRHALVSDADVVLGVQPPALEVIDAMKAGAILICFIYADKEPALVKRLLDKKITCFAMERIPRITRAQAMDALSSQSALAGYYAVQLGATHLARVLPKITSAAGAIGPAKVLVMGLGVAGLEAVATAHRLGAVVEGYDVRPATAEQVASLGCTFVETGVDARGKGGYARELTAAEKIKIDAVLTKHIQQSDLIITTAAIPGRPSPKLISKAQVAGMKAGAVIIDLSAEGGGNCEDTQPGETIRIGRVTIVAPLNVPSLLGEDASELYAKNIEALLALMMKDNIVTLNWDDEVLAKTVLTHGGKMHSDESEHKAYPSNAADKAAAKAPIKAA, encoded by the coding sequence ATGTACGTCAACATCGCCATCCTAAAGGAAACGCAGCCGCGCGAGCGCCGCGTCGCTCTCGTTCCCTCCGTGGCGCCCAAGCTGGTTAAGCTAGGTGCCAAGTTGCATATGCAGTCGGGCGCGGGAGATGCGATCAGCTTGGCCGATTCCGCATTTAGCGATGTTGTGTTCACAGATGATCGTCACGCCTTGGTCAGCGACGCCGACGTGGTTCTCGGCGTGCAGCCGCCCGCGCTGGAGGTCATAGATGCGATGAAGGCGGGTGCGATCCTTATCTGCTTCATCTATGCGGATAAGGAACCGGCGCTGGTGAAGCGTCTTCTGGATAAGAAGATCACCTGCTTTGCCATGGAGCGAATTCCGCGCATCACGCGGGCGCAGGCTATGGACGCGTTGTCCAGTCAATCGGCCCTGGCTGGTTATTACGCCGTGCAGCTCGGTGCGACACATCTGGCCCGCGTGTTGCCGAAGATCACCTCGGCGGCTGGTGCCATAGGGCCGGCTAAAGTGCTTGTGATGGGGCTCGGCGTGGCAGGCTTGGAGGCGGTCGCAACGGCGCACCGTCTTGGCGCTGTCGTCGAGGGTTATGACGTGCGTCCGGCGACGGCGGAACAGGTCGCCTCTTTGGGCTGCACTTTCGTCGAGACCGGCGTCGATGCGCGCGGCAAGGGCGGCTATGCACGCGAACTCACAGCAGCTGAGAAGATCAAGATCGACGCTGTGCTGACCAAGCATATCCAGCAGTCGGATCTGATCATCACCACCGCCGCCATACCCGGCCGTCCTTCGCCGAAGCTGATCAGCAAGGCGCAAGTCGCGGGGATGAAGGCCGGTGCCGTTATCATCGATCTCTCGGCCGAGGGCGGTGGCAATTGCGAGGACACACAACCGGGCGAGACGATACGAATCGGTCGGGTGACGATCGTCGCGCCGCTGAATGTGCCCTCGCTCCTCGGCGAGGACGCCAGCGAACTTTACGCGAAAAATATCGAGGCACTGCTCGCTTTGATGATGAAAGACAACATCGTCACGCTGAACTGGGACGATGAAGTGCTTGCCAAGACGGTTCTAACCCATGGGGGCAAGATGCACAGCGATGAGAGCGAGCATAAGGCCTATCCCAGCAACGCTGCCGATAAGGCCGCAGCCAAGGCCCCCATAAAGGCGGCGTGA
- a CDS encoding NAD(P) transhydrogenase subunit alpha translates to MDFSIHIAGFVAIYIFMLAAFAGWVIIGGVPAILHTPLMSGSNFVHGIVVVGGMYALLNASTVEEQIIGFFAVLLGAGNAAGGFTVTRRMLAMFQTSGHAGAHRKSHRAKAHHSKMV, encoded by the coding sequence ATGGACTTTTCCATTCATATCGCTGGCTTTGTCGCCATTTACATCTTCATGCTCGCGGCCTTCGCGGGATGGGTCATCATCGGGGGAGTCCCGGCGATCCTGCACACGCCGCTGATGTCGGGCTCCAATTTCGTGCATGGCATCGTCGTTGTTGGCGGAATGTACGCGCTACTCAACGCCAGCACGGTGGAAGAGCAGATCATCGGATTTTTCGCGGTGCTGCTTGGCGCCGGCAACGCCGCTGGCGGCTTCACCGTCACCCGTCGCATGCTGGCGATGTTCCAAACCAGCGGGCACGCAGGCGCGCATCGGAAATCGCACCGCGCCAAGGCCCATCACTCCAAAATGGTTTGA
- a CDS encoding NAD(P)(+) transhydrogenase (Re/Si-specific) subunit beta, translating into MTMTSIAQLIIGTTDLVAAFLFMYGLKRMSSPVTAPSGIFVAGIGMLVAILASFLYVFDVTTAARPFLMVNVGLGIVALIVGGGIAWWGGKKVPMTGMPQMVALYNGMGGGAAGAIAAVELFSAKTPGVTQLVVTLLGALIGAISLSGSLVAWAKLQGVIKKPLRVSGQLYFNLLVLLGTFAVGGYLIYVVQGAAGQVLPTPQLIYLFFACALIYGILMTLPIGGADMPVVISIYNAATGLAVGLEGFVLENPALMIAGMVVGAAGTLLTLLMAKAMNRSVANVLFTNFGETQKHAPAHIKGSLKPVEAADAGIFMRYAKSVIIVPGYGLAAAQAQQKLYEFVKLLQAAGVSVKFAIHPVAGRMPGQMDVLLAEAGVPYDLIFQLDDINEEFKTTDVALVIGANDVVNPAARTEKGSPIFGMPILNADQAKQVYVVKRGQGKGYAGIVNALFYADNTNMVYGDAAAVLTTMIEAVRGLSKAAA; encoded by the coding sequence ATGACTATGACGAGTATCGCCCAACTCATCATCGGCACCACCGATCTCGTGGCAGCGTTCCTGTTTATGTATGGCCTCAAGCGCATGTCGTCGCCGGTAACGGCGCCTTCAGGAATCTTCGTGGCAGGCATCGGAATGCTGGTCGCGATCCTGGCAAGCTTCCTCTACGTCTTCGATGTCACCACGGCTGCGAGGCCTTTCCTGATGGTCAATGTCGGCTTGGGCATTGTCGCGCTCATCGTCGGGGGCGGGATTGCCTGGTGGGGCGGCAAGAAAGTGCCGATGACGGGCATGCCTCAGATGGTTGCGCTTTATAATGGTATGGGCGGCGGTGCCGCCGGCGCGATCGCCGCGGTTGAACTCTTCAGTGCCAAAACGCCGGGCGTAACTCAGCTTGTCGTGACGCTGCTTGGCGCATTGATTGGCGCGATTTCCCTGTCAGGTTCGTTGGTCGCGTGGGCCAAACTCCAAGGCGTCATCAAGAAGCCTCTCCGTGTTAGCGGGCAGCTTTATTTCAATCTCTTGGTCTTGCTCGGCACGTTCGCCGTCGGCGGTTATCTCATCTATGTGGTTCAGGGTGCAGCCGGTCAGGTGCTGCCGACACCGCAGCTGATCTATCTATTCTTCGCATGTGCGTTGATCTACGGCATTCTGATGACGCTGCCGATCGGTGGCGCGGATATGCCGGTGGTGATTTCGATCTATAACGCAGCCACAGGGCTCGCCGTCGGACTCGAAGGGTTTGTACTGGAGAATCCGGCCTTGATGATCGCCGGCATGGTGGTCGGCGCCGCGGGCACATTGCTGACATTGCTCATGGCAAAGGCCATGAACCGTTCCGTGGCAAACGTGCTGTTCACGAATTTTGGCGAGACACAGAAGCATGCGCCAGCCCACATCAAAGGCAGTCTGAAACCGGTTGAAGCAGCTGATGCCGGCATATTCATGCGCTACGCCAAGAGCGTCATTATCGTCCCAGGCTATGGGCTGGCCGCGGCGCAGGCCCAGCAGAAGCTCTATGAATTCGTAAAGTTGCTTCAGGCTGCGGGCGTCTCGGTCAAATTCGCGATCCATCCGGTCGCCGGACGCATGCCGGGCCAGATGGACGTCTTGCTCGCTGAAGCCGGCGTTCCCTATGACCTCATCTTCCAGCTCGACGACATCAACGAAGAATTCAAGACGACCGATGTGGCGCTGGTGATTGGCGCGAATGACGTGGTGAACCCCGCGGCACGCACCGAAAAAGGCTCGCCGATTTTCGGCATGCCGATCCTCAACGCCGACCAAGCCAAGCAGGTTTACGTCGTCAAGCGGGGTCAGGGAAAAGGCTATGCGGGAATCGTGAACGCGCTTTTCTACGCCGACAATACAAACATGGTCTACGGCGACGCCGCTGCCGTGCTGACGACGATGATTGAAGCTGTGCGCGGTTTATCGAAAGCCGCTGCATGA
- the adhP gene encoding alcohol dehydrogenase AdhP, giving the protein MAKKMEAAFVEHFGKPLVVMEVDIPTPGPGQILVKTEACGVCHTDLHAATGDWPLKPKLPFIPGHEAIGRVVAIGAGVTIVKEGDRVGVPWLYSACGHCEHCLTAWETVCAKAEFGGYTKNGGFAEYVIADPNYVAHIPAGLDPKQAAPLICAGITTYKGIKETEAKAGEWIVISGAGGLGHLAIQYAKVMGLQVCAVDIDDGKLALAKKLGADLVVNAKHGAPEEAVIKGTDGGAHGVLITAPSLNAFKQGVGMTRKRGTCVLVGLPPGDFPVPLFDVVANCITIRGSFVGNREDMAEALSFAAEGKVKADIELQPLSAINTIFDRLEHRKVAGRVVLDFVGAEKKDDQSKTASGKQKQPVTAG; this is encoded by the coding sequence ATGGCAAAGAAGATGGAGGCTGCGTTTGTCGAGCATTTCGGCAAGCCGCTCGTGGTCATGGAGGTCGATATCCCGACACCCGGCCCAGGCCAGATCCTTGTCAAGACCGAGGCCTGTGGCGTGTGTCACACGGATCTGCATGCCGCGACCGGGGACTGGCCGCTGAAACCAAAGCTTCCGTTCATTCCAGGTCATGAGGCCATTGGCCGTGTCGTCGCCATCGGCGCAGGCGTCACGATCGTCAAGGAAGGTGACCGCGTCGGTGTGCCCTGGCTCTACTCGGCCTGCGGTCATTGCGAGCATTGCTTAACCGCCTGGGAGACGGTCTGCGCCAAGGCGGAGTTCGGCGGCTATACTAAGAACGGCGGCTTTGCCGAGTACGTTATCGCCGATCCGAACTACGTGGCCCACATACCAGCCGGTCTCGATCCCAAGCAGGCCGCGCCGCTCATCTGCGCCGGCATTACCACCTATAAGGGCATTAAGGAGACCGAGGCGAAGGCTGGCGAGTGGATCGTCATTTCCGGCGCGGGCGGCCTCGGGCACCTCGCCATTCAATATGCCAAGGTCATGGGCCTGCAAGTTTGCGCAGTCGACATCGATGACGGCAAGCTTGCGTTAGCCAAAAAGCTTGGCGCCGATCTCGTGGTGAATGCCAAGCACGGCGCTCCTGAAGAAGCCGTCATAAAAGGCACCGACGGCGGCGCGCATGGGGTATTGATTACTGCACCGTCGCTCAACGCCTTCAAACAGGGCGTCGGGATGACGCGCAAGCGTGGCACCTGCGTCCTGGTTGGGCTGCCGCCAGGGGATTTTCCCGTTCCCCTGTTCGACGTCGTGGCAAACTGCATCACTATACGCGGTTCCTTCGTCGGGAACCGCGAGGATATGGCGGAGGCGCTGTCCTTCGCCGCCGAGGGCAAGGTCAAGGCCGATATCGAGTTGCAGCCGCTGTCGGCGATCAACACGATTTTCGACCGGCTTGAGCACCGCAAGGTCGCAGGCCGCGTGGTCCTCGATTTTGTCGGCGCCGAGAAAAAAGACGATCAGTCGAAGACGGCTTCGGGCAAGCAAAAGCAACCCGTAACTGCCGGTTAG